The genomic DNA tccTCGAGGATGAGCACCGTCAAATGGAGATGGCAATGAATACAACTTAATGGCACTGGCTGAAATAAAAAGTTATCCGAAATTAGCTCTAGATAACTGTAAAGAATTCCTGCAAATGGAGAACTTTTCAAGCATAGAACATTGCACAAAACCCACTTGAACAGCCAGAGTGttgaaagagaaggaaaaatttACGTTAGTTAGGAGGAGGAGGACGACGAAGAGCCAACGTCAGCCCTGTTACCACCACCCAACACCCACGTCGGTGGAGGCCAGAAAATCGGCGGCAGAGCAACAGTATTATCCCTCAAGGAATATAAATTGGCATTCATTCCAGGGTAAATTTCTTTAGGCTTGAGGAAATTTTCGCAAGTAGACGGTATTTTCAGTCAATGTCAAGAACTCCTTCGCcgaaacagagaaagaaaaatcGTCACCCAGTAAAAAAACTCCGTCACCGACGCCGTCCTTCACCGGAACCCAGTCGTTATCTAGACCGTTCTGCTCATAAACATGGAAAGTTAAAAGAACACTGCCACTTTTGAAATCCCAAAACGTATTCACAAGAAACAGATCCTCAGACCACTCCACGAAAAAATGTCGACCCCTGGAGCCCTTCATGTGCGTAACTTGAACAATTTCAAGAGTTTCAGCATCGAAAACCAAAGTAGGACCTGATAAACCCTGAGCGAAGAATCTGTTATTGTGGTAAATACCATCCACAATATCATGCACATCAATGTCTAATGCCGCCAATTCTTCATCCCCATCCTTCCGCCCCACCAGTTTCCCTCGATTATCATCGTCGCCGGCACGGAAGATATCTGGGCTCTCATTGTGAATCGCCAAGAACGAAAATTTATCAGCAGATTTGGAAACAGCAACTTTAGAGAAGACGGTGGTTTCCCTTTGGAAAAGCTTACTCAGATGGACTCTACTGGTATTATTTTTACCAGAAGTGGCAAGCCGGTAGCCTTTGGCTATCTCCCTGACACGGTAATTTAACAGGTTAATAGTTCTGGGCAAGTCGTTGGGCAATTTACGATAACGGAATCCGCGGTGAGGGTCCTTCAACCGGCAGTGCCTGCTTTTTTCCTCTCAATATTAACGAACCACGTTTGAGAGGTTTCGTTTGAGCTGGAAACAGGGTTAAGGAGTGGCTCAAGAGCGAAAATGGTTGACTCTGTGAGTAAAAAATGGTCAATGCGACCACAGCTGACACCGTGGTCGGTGTAAAAGGGGAAGGAGATGTTTTGAACTTTGATTGGAATAATGGTTTTGATAGGAGAAGGGATTGCCATTTGGAATGTTTTGCAAACCGAGCGAAACCGGAGATGATCATCGAACGTCTCGAGCGTTTCTCCGATCTTGGACAAAATTTGAAGCGGTAACGAAGTCCAGTTGGGCTTCGTCCAATGGCTCCTTTCCTCATCCGTCGTTGGAGGAAGAAGAGAGCTGAGTATAGCAAAGAACACTGTACAATCTAGAAGAAGAGAAATGGATTGATATAGAGGAGAGCGAAGGATAAGTTTGGAATGAAAAACAGTGAGACACAGAGTGTTTTGATAGTCTGTAAGAACATATCGGCAATGAAAGCTAGCCATCTCCGGATTTCATAGCTTTGCAGGGTTAAACGCTGATCAGAAATTTTGACGGAAAAGAAAAGTAAGGCCCCTGGAGATGTGTGTCTTTGGATTTGAACAAAGAAAAATTCTAACCCACAAcgaaacaaaaatacaaatagCAGTCCAAGGGAAGCTGGACTGACAAAAGGTGGAATGTTCAAGCATGAGAGAATGGGTTTGAAATTGACAAACTCTTTACTTAGTAACCAAAGATGCTCAAGTATGAGAACATAAGTTGActgacaatattttaaaatcaaaattttaatttatatgatgtAAAAGTTGTAAATCGATCATTAAACCTAAGATTCTTTTTATTTAGTAAGATTAGTGTTTATCCTTTAATGAATAATACGATTCAAGTAAGGTTTTTCTGGGAATCAAGAAGAATTATTATGGAGATTAGACTAGGAGGGTAGAAAATGAAGGTGTACTCCACCTCAAGATCAAGCAGCATATAATgcttaattaaattgaatctatCTGCACAAGGGAATCTATCCAGAAGATTACAGCTTGATACAATTGCCAGGTTAATTTCCTCcacataataatttcaaaaagaaCTGAAGTGCTTTAAGTTCAAGATAATATTGTTGGAATTTGGATGCTCCACAAGCTCAGGCAATCAAATCAACATGACATCATACTGTTAATAAGTAGAATCCATATATGGCTAAATTTTTGTTAACAGCAGGCAGACATTCATAATCCTTCAACAAAGTTCTATAAGAACCTGTAAAAATTCTTTTTCCACTGGTGCATAAATCTCTAATGAAGGAAACGCAGAAGGGGTAGGGCATAAAGTACAAGATTTTGTAGTTAACAAAACCCAGCAACATGTTATGCCTATTTTTACACACTGCATCTGCAAAAGATGAATTGTGTTGTTACACATGTCCCCTTTGCAGTGacatgcattatattcaagtttaaCCATACATTATGTTCCATAATCACTACATTAAgtaagttaagagtttgattttaatatattgttaataaatttcaaaCCCATGCTCTCTTGTTTAGACATCTCCCACAGTTGCAATTTAGGCCATCTTCGGACAGAGGTAATGCATTATCATTGAAATGAAATCTCATAATTGAAGCATGCAATATCGACCATACAAACAAAGAACTGGATTGAAATATTCTCCAAGAGTGGAGGTGTAACAAATGTGACACCTGCTCAGAGAATACATCAAGGACGATCCCACTGAAACCTTATCAGGCCTAACTATATGACACTGACCTTAAAGAGAAGCACCTGACACTAAATAAAATTGGAATCTGATATACAGAGGATCGATATTACAACTTATTAGTCTTGATAAACATAAATTTGCTTTGCCTGGTAATCTCACATTTCAAACCTGTCAACATAAAGCACAGAATCAGTAAGGATCAAGGCCATATGAATACGGCTCTCAAACGGTTAAGATTGATTCTCAATGCTCCGTGCTGAGCGAGACAACTTCTTCAACCAAGTTGGTGGAGGCCAGAAGATCTTAGAGAACCTGGGGAAGGAGAAGAGCCGGTGAACAATAttaatctttataattatacaattaactacaaatatgataaattggGCAAGTATTGATGGCTGATGAAGAAAGAAAGCTAAATAGCATTAGTCTCAGTTAACAAACAAGGataaaaattttccaaattacGATATCAAAACTGTGTCAGAAATTTCGGCATGCAGGTTTTAAAGAAATTGGATAATTCAGTCTGAAGAAACTACATGAAGACGATGACTCCATAACTGTCCCGTTCTGTGCCTGTGGTCCAATCGGGGAGTGGCTATAGACGGTTGAATTCAAACCCTAACCCTGAacctagaagaagaagaagataataaCTAAGGATTGGTCTGCTCGTGGCTCGAGGATTGAGTGACTGATGGAGCTTAATGGTTGCTTGCTGGAGGAGTAATAACTAATAACCCACGTTGTTTTTAGAATATCATGACCAACTTGAGCTACCATCAGACAAGACGATGCCATTTCCAATGTTTCTGAATAGACAATGTACGCTGAGATTGCTTGCTGCATGAGCAAAAGCCAACTTTTCCGATAATCGACCTTTTTGGCATTTAACTCGTTGCTAAACTGTCTTCCAGAGGtagttgagttaaaaaaaaaaaggaaggggGATGTCCCAATAATTGAGCAAGACTTGGAAAAGGGGCGTAACTCCGTGGTGATATTAGCTTTaccatattaaaattatactctTAACTAATTTGGACCAGTGTCCGTAAATCCATTATCTATGCAATATGATTGGTTCAGCTTAGAAAAAACGGTTTGAAAAGTTCATACTCTTACTTTAGCTGCTACCAATTATGCCATGGAAATGGCTGATTCTCTTGCTCAGATTTTTCGGGGTTTTGTTAAAATGCTGTTGGAGATCAATTATGGGCCAGAAGTTGGGCGGTCATCTTAGTAAGCCCAGGAACAAACCAACCGAAGGCATGGCCTAAAACAAGCCTGATCCAAAAAACCGACCTTGAAAGAGTCGCTTGCGGGGCTCTACAGTGATGGGCTGCGGTTTTGGTGAAAAAGGTATTTG from Mangifera indica cultivar Alphonso chromosome 16, CATAS_Mindica_2.1, whole genome shotgun sequence includes the following:
- the LOC123199530 gene encoding uncharacterized protein LOC123199530; amino-acid sequence: MAIPSPIKTIIPIKVQNISFPFYTDHGVSCGRIDHFLLTESTIFALEPLLNPVSSSNETSQTWEIAKGYRLATSGKNNTSRVHLSKLFQRETTVFSKVAVSKSADKFSFLAIHNESPDIFRAGDDDNRGKLVGRKDGDEELAALDIDVHDIVDGIYHNNRFFAQGLSGPTLVFDAETLEIVQVTHMKGSRGRHFFVEWSEDLFLVNTFWDFKSGSVLLTFHVYEQNGLDNDWVPVKDGVGDGVFLLGDDFSFSVSAKEFLTLTENTVYLRKFPQA